From the Clupea harengus chromosome 15, Ch_v2.0.2, whole genome shotgun sequence genome, one window contains:
- the LOC105901366 gene encoding pepsin A-like, whose product MNQHPKDVYLFCCLCHTFWQNQVDLIQVIKVGGGGVILKGSRYKELEFVVIHSVLVDLRTDCIMKLAIVLCAVVALSECLVRVPLIKHKTTREIMEEKGQWEEFRQRYPYNPLTKFDSNLFGAQQMTNDADLAYYGVISIGTPPQSFTVVFDTGSANLWVPSTFCSSPACGNHNKFDIYKSSTYVSTGKGLSIQYGTGSMQGSLGSDTVEVGGLKVVNQMFGISQSEASFMYYMKADGILGLAYASIAVEGVMPVFNNMVKEGLIENDYFSVYLSRYKLFGSSQFSLETLSTLLLKSNLFFYRSPDTGSEVVFGGYDPDHYNGDLRWIPLSSANYWQIKMDSITVNGKVVACNGGCQAIVDTGTSLIVGPQVDILNSAVGTPYGQVNCNSIASLPDVTFNINGNSFSIPSSAYVRKV is encoded by the exons ATGAATCAACACCCCAAGGACGTGTACTTGTTTTGCTGCTTATGTCACACATTTTGGCAGAACCAAGTAGATCTTATCCAAGTAATaaaagttgggggggggggggtgatattGAAAGGATCTCGATATAAAGAACTTGAATTTGTCGTCATTCACTCAGTCTTAGTGGATCTCAGGACAGACTGCATCATGAAGTTGGCCATCgttctgtgtgctgttgtgGCACTCTCTGAGTGCCTGGTCAG GGTCCCCCTGATTAAGCATAAGACCACCAGGGAGATCATGGAGGAGAAAGGCCAGTGGGAGGAGTTCAGGCAGAGGTACCCCTACAACCCCCTGACCAAGTTTGACAGTAATTTGTTCGGAGCGCAGCAGATGACTAACGATGCTGAT CTTGCTTACTATGGAGTCATTTCCATTGGCACGCCACCTCAGTCCTTCACAGTGGTCTTTGACACTGGCTCTGCCAACCTCTGGGTTCCCTCCACCTTTTGCAGCAGCCCTGCGTGTG GAAACCACAACAAGTTTGATATCTACAAGTCCTCTACTTATGTCAGTACTGGAAAGGGCCTCTCCATCCAGTATGGAACTGGCAGCATGCAGGGCTCTTTGGGATCGGACACTGTTGAG GTCGGAGGACTCAAGGTGGTCAACCAAATGTTCGGAATTAGCCAGTCCGAGGCTTCCTTTATGTACTATATGAAAGCTGATGGTATCTTGGGTCTGGCTTATGCCAGCATTGCAGTGGAAGGGGTCATGCCAGTCTTCAACAACATGGTGAAAGAGGGTTTGATTGAGAATGACTACTTCTCCGTTTACCTGAGCAGGTACAAATTGTTTGGTTCATCTCAATTCTCTCTAGAAACCTTATCAACACTATTATTAAAGTCAAATCTGTTTTTCTACAGGAGCCCCGACACTGGCAGTGAAGTGGTCTTTGGTGGATATGACCCTGACCATTacaatggtgatcttagatggATTCCTTTGTCCTCTGCAAATTACTGGCAGATCAAAATGGACAG CATTACTGTCAATGGCAAGGTTGTTGCTTGCAATGGTGGCTGCCAGGCAATTGTGGACACTGGAACCTCCTTGATTGTTGGACCTCAAGTCGACATTCTCAACAGTGCAGTGGGAACTCCTTATGGTCAG